In the Leptospira barantonii genome, CAAGTTTGCGGAACTTCGGATGATCACAGAAGTGATCGGAAGACCGCCGAGAATCGCGGAGAATAAATTCCCGGTTCCTTGTGCGATCAGCTCTCGATTTTTGGAGGCAATTCTTCTCTGCGGATCCGATTTTTCGATCGCGTCCAGATTCAAAAGAGTTTCCAAACTCATGACGAGACACATTTTAATCGCGACGATATAGACCGCTTGATTCTTCCATTGGGAGAAACTCGGGAAGTAATCGTCCAAAAACAAATCCTGAAAACCGTTCAATTGAATCGGTTGAATCAAATGTTCCGGGCCTACCGCGATTCCGAAACCGAACACGGTAAGGACTTCGTTTAACAAAACGCTTGCAAGAATGGCCACCAACGAACCATGTATTATAAATTTCTTATGTAATTTCAGTTTTTCCCAAACTAAAATCAAAACCATCGAAACGACGAAAATAACGACCGCCCCCGGCGTAAAACGATAGAACGCGGTCAAAATTTCGGAAAACGTGTTTTCCCTATCTTTCTGGAAAAAATCCATATCCCCTTCGTAATCCATATCGTAACCGATCGCGTGCGGGATCTGTTTTAAAATCAGAACGACTCCGATCGCGGCGAGCATTCCTTTTACGACGGAAGAAGGAAAGAAATTGCTTAAAATCCCCGCTCTCACAAAACCCAAAAGGATTTGAAGAACCGCGGCGATACAAAGCGCGAATAAAAAGTCATTAAAACTTCCTAATGTTCTAATGGAATCGAAAACAATCACGGTAAGACCGGCGGCGGGACCGCTTACCGACAAAGGGGATTTACTGATCAAGGAAACGATCGTTCCGCCCACGATTCCTCCGATTAAACCGGCAATGATCGGAGCGCCCGAAGCGAACGCGATGCCGATACAAAGAGGCAACGCGATTAAAAAGACGACCAAACTGGAAGATAAATCGTGTCTCAGATCGTCCCAAGAGACACGAGGAAAAGAATGAAAGATATTCATGATAACTCCTGCGGGCAAGGCCCGAAAATTTCGAAACGTTAAATCGAAATGCGGAGTTCTGGAGGTGGATTTTCTATTTCGGAAAAATGTTGAATGACGATCCAATCTGAAGAGTCGCCGTAAAATGCGGGTTCCAAATCGTAGTGAAGGGAGAATCCATCGTCTTGAGAAGCGAGATCCTCCAATTTCAGTTCGGCTGATTTTTCCTTTTCGGCTTCCGCTTCGGGAGTTTCGGAAGACTCGTTTGCGGTAGCAACCGGAGAATCGTTCTGAACAAAGCCGTTTGGTTGAATCAAAACAGCCAAACAAACAAGAATCAAAAACGCGCTTAAAAGAACGAAAAGTTTATGCTTACTGTAAGAAAGAAATTTCATAGATTTTCAAATCGGATCGCTCTTTATAAATCCCGTTTCCGGAGAATCGAAGATTATAAAGCCGCCCGTATGAAACTCAAAATCAGAGCGCCTCTACAGGCAAATCAATTCTCGTTATAATTGGATCGAATCTTTTTCTTAGACCGTTTTTGATTCCAGATTTGCCCATTTTTTCAGCAAAGAATCCGTTCGAATTGTATCGGAAGAATGGAATTTTTTCACGAATTCAATATTTGTCCTTCGGCAAGCCCGAAGAAACTTCCACCAAGAGTGCGAAAGAAGGGCAGTAAATTATTTTATGACAATTCTTAGTCTTTTCTCAACATTATAAGAAGCATTATCTTTTTATAATTTGGGTTATCAATTTTTCGTTTACTGAATCATTCCCCGAACGGATGCTCACATAAAAATCCTCCTAAAAGACGCATTACGCAATGGAATATCTGCAGAAAGTGAAACGAGAGATGGACATCATCACATCCATCGAGCAAAAGAATCACGTCATCACGAAGTATTTATTGGAAAAAGAACTCACTTTCAAGATCGATCCTTTCGATCGAAAAGCGGTCATCAAAAAGATTCTCGAGGGCGGTGAAAAAATTCTCGTCCAACTTCCGAACGTGGAAGAATCTCCCGAAGGAAACAACTTCGTTCTGTATATGATTTTAGCTAAGTACATTCAGCTCGAATGTATTCTCCTTCAAAAATTGGAAAAATCGGTTTTTTCTCTTAAGGTGGAAAAGCTCGCGATCGCAAGAAAGAATCGAGACAACCAAAGATTTCCCGTCAAGCCGGGTTCCGTTTATATGACCAATGTGGTTTCTTCGAAGACGATCATCGAAGCCAATATGTTCAACATTCCCACGTTGGTTAAGGTCAACTTCGAGGATTATAAAAATCGACTCAAACAAAGAACCAAGGACATCGTGAGCATCGACACATTCCGTCCCGGTTTGGATCGTAAGTTCGAGATCGTCAAAAAAACTTTCAAATATCTTCTCATCGAAAACACACAAGATCCGAATTCTTACAAAAACAACGGACAGGGAAGAATCAATTACGAAAAGGAAGTGGACGACGATCTATCTTCCTGCATACGGAAATACAAGGATCAAAAAATCGTTTCAGAGTTGATCGTTCCGATCATTTACGTAAACCACGCCGACGAACAAATTCCGATCGGTTACTTTTCGGTTCAGAGCAAGGAACAAGCCCTTACCGAAAAATACGCGCAGGAACTTCAGGTATTGGCAAAGGACATGGTGGAAAGAATCAAAGAATCGAACACCATGAAAACGGCTGAACGATTTCAGATTTTGGAAGCTTCCAAAGGGGGAATCAAAGTAAAAATTGATCACCCTCATCTGATCGAAACCCTTCCGAAACAGGACGGTTTTGTTTTCGATATATTCTTCAGAATGCAGGCGCCTTTTACGGTACACGGTTTGATCCGCTGGTTTACGAAGGACGCAAACAATCATCTCATTCTCGGGATAGAATTGACCGGAAAATCGGATCTACCCGGAGAAAGAGCGAGATACGAGTCGAACATCAACCTTCTGAGCAAAGGCCAACCGTAGCCAAGCGCCGATCCGTAAACGAGCTCGATCTTGCGGTCTGTTAACTTGGCAAAACTACAAACGAATATCAGAATATTCTAAAATTGTGTTTGATACGGGTCCAGATACTTGTGATCCGTTCTCCAAGGCCGCATTCCGTGAAATTCCACGCCGGCGGCCTGTTTCGCGTTGAGAACGATCTCCTTACCCTTGTATCGTATAACGCAACGAACCGTTCCAATATCGCTTTGTTCGATAAATCGGGGGCTTCCATCCGGATCGCGATAGATATAACCCGCGATCTGATCTTTGTCCATTTCCCCTTCCACGGTAATTTCGTAATCGTCGAGACGGGTTTGAAACGAAAGTTTCGGATATTCCACCTTGGTCTTACTTCTCAAAGAACGAAAAAAAGAATGCTGATGAATCGGAACCCCGTCCTTCAAAAGAGTAACAAAGGTCAAAGTGGGCGAAAGAGGTTGAGGACGAACCGTGACAATCTCTAAGGACCAGTTGTCCGAGTCGTTATCAAACTTCGGAACAAAAATCCAAAACAATTCAGCAACACGATTGGTTCCCCAGATATGATTGAAATGTCCATTCGCATTTTGGAATGTGAATTTCTTCTTTGCGAGTTGAATTTCACCCGCGACTTCCGTAAACGGAGAGGAAACGATACTTCTCGTTTTAGGAATCGGAGTTTTTTCCAACCAACGGGGAAGATGACCCGCGGGTTCCAATTTGTGTCTGAATTCCAAATCCCAGGATAAGGTTTCTGATTGGGAAGTTTGAATCGAACCGCGCATGTGATCCGGACCGACGGACGCATCCGGAAATTCGATCGCATTCTCCCCTATCAAAACGTTTTCATAAGGAAAACATTGTGCAATGGTTCTATGATTTTTCGGATTTTTGCGATCGAACAAAGAAGCCCAAAGCGCTCCCGTGGGAAAAAGATCGCGGTTGTTTCTCGGATTCAGAGTGGAATATCTTACCCAAAATGCCTGATCGTTTTCGGGAATGAGAATGGCCGCGAACCAGATTTCGAATCTGGGTTTCACAAAGCTCGCCGCGAATTTGGAAATAAAACTTTCTCTTAAGTTCATCGTTTTGCAACAACCCGAGCGAGCTTTTTTGAATGGGAAAAACTTTTTAAGCTCTGCTCTTTCTTCTTTCCTTTAGATATTCGATCACCGCGGGCAAAACGGATATAATAATAATCGCGAATATTACGATTTTAAAATTCCTTTTTACGAACTCCAGGTTTCCGAAATAATATCCGCCGAGAATGAAAATTGAAATCCAAAGAATTCCACCTATCACATTATATGCAATAAATTTAACGTACGTCATGGTACCGATTCCGGCGACAAAGGGAGCAAAAGTGCGCACGATGGGGATAAATCTCGCGATGATGATGGTTTTTCCGCCGTATGTCTCGTAAAAACTATGGGCCTTTTGTAAGTGTTCCTTTTTGATCAGAGGTATTTTCTCTTTTTCTAATATCTTTTCGCCGGTAAAATTTCCAACGGCATAATTCACCGTATCGCCCAGAATCGCCGCGATGATGAGAAGAATCAAAGTACTTCCCAAATCCAAAGAACCTCTTGCGATAAACGCGCCGACCGCAAAAAGAAGGGAATCTCCGGGAAGAAACGGAGTCACAACCAGACCGGTTTCCGCAAAGATGATCAAGAATAGGATAACGTATGTGCCGCTTTGATACGTTTGAATGATCGTATCCAAATGCGTTTCCAGGTTGAGAAAGAAATCGAGAAAAAACTTAAGGGTTTCCAAAATGCCTCCCCTGCTCGGACGAGCGAGGTTCTATTGTAAATTCAATTTAGGATAGAATTTATCGTCGAGCAGGCAAGTCAAACGCGTAAAAGACTAAAAAAGAAGACGTTCTTTTCCCGGATTATAACGAAATATTTTCGTGGGATAATTCAGTCGTATCGAGTTTGAAGATAAACCGTTACGATCCGGTTTGATTCTCGCGTCGAATTCCACTTCGTCTCCCGCTTTGAGATTCATGGATTGGAATTTTCGGGATAAGTAAAACAACTGGGATTGAATCACCGATTTCCCCGAAATCAAAAGACAAATGTCTTGGAGAAGAATTCTAGACTGTTCCGGATTTTTGTGATGATGCACGGACGCAACCGTGGCACGGAAGCGGGTTCGTTTTCTGGGAAGAATGTGGACCGGACTTTGAGTCATCATTCTACCTCCTAACTTCCGATTTTGTTTCGTAAAAGTACAGCACTTTTCCCGTTCTCTCCGCCATAGAACATCAAAAAAATTGAATTCTCCCCTTCGTCGAAACGCAAGCCGGAACCGTATTCGAACGAGGGAAAGGAATGAAAAAGAAAGTTCAATACAGTCCGGCCCAAAAAGCGGTGATCGAAGAGGATACGAGATTCGTTCAAGTCGTGGCCGCCGCGGGTTCCGGAAAAACGAGTACGATGGTGGGGATCATCGAAAGAATCTTAGTCGAAAACTTATTTCCGGAAGAATCGATCCTAGTATTGACCTTTTCGAAAAAGGCCGCAGGTGAAATTTCTGAAAGAATCCGCAACGCGACCGACAACGATTCCATTCGAGTTCAAACGTTTCACGCGTATTGTTTGTATGCGCTTACGCGATGGCATCCCGAGTTCAAAAAACAAAAACCGAAAATTCTTCCTCCCGAAGAAAAGAATCGGTTCTATAAGGAATATCTAAAACAAAAACGGGACGAGATCGGAGGAATCCCTTACGAACTTTTTTGGGCGGAGAACGTTCCTTATATCCAAGAACATTTTTCCGAAATCAAAAAGAATCTCGATGTCGCTTATCAAAAGTATAAGAAGATAGAAGGTTATCTGGACTTCGAAGACTTGGTGAGCGGATTTTTGGAAGGTTTGCAAAACGGGGAAGAATGGACATTCGAGTCCAAACGTTCCGTTCAAAAAATCATCGTGGACGAATTTCAAGATACGGACTTGGAACAACTCAAGTTCCTGCAACTGTTGTCGGACAGCGCTTCGATCGTCGTAGTCGGAGACGATTCTCAAAGTATATACAGCTTTCGAGGTGCGGAACCGAAAGCCTTTTTAAATTTTCAAAAGTATTTCGATCCTTGTAAGATTCATTTTTTAAGCACGAACTATCGTTCCTTACCCGAAATCATCCGCGTATCCGCAATCCCGATCGAAAAGAATCTGGAAAAAATCGAAAAGGAAGTTCTCCCTTCCCGCAAGGGAAAAGGTTTTGTAAGGAGAATTTTGATGGAAGAAGCGGCCGATCTAATTCCTTATCTGGCTCGCGCCATCCATTCTTCGCAAGGCGACGTAAAAATTCTGTGTCGATCGAACTTTAGAATTAGCGAATATATCCGAGCGGGCGTTCCCGAATCCTTTTTGATGACGATCCACGCGAGCAAGGGTTTGGAATTTCATACGGTGTTCGTCGATCTCGCGGACGGTTGGAACGCAAGACCCGATTCTCCGCGGGAAACGATCGAAGAAGAAAGAAGAATTTTGTATGTCGGTTTATCGAGAGCCGAAGATCGTCTGTTGATTTTAGGAGCGGCCAAAAATTCAAGAAGAGAAACGATCGAAAACGAATTTTTCGGTTATTTCAAACGGATCAAAAAAGCGGAGCCGGAAGATTTGGAATGATATTATAGAATTATGACATACAAATATAGATTCGATCCGAAAAGATCGGCGAATTTCCGTTCTCACCAATCGATCGGAAAGTAATCCTTTAAGAATTTCCCGCACCAATGTTTTCCGGTGAGAATTCCGTCAAAGAACGGATCACAAACTCTTGCGGCCCCGTCCACGATATCCAAAGGTGGTTGAAAATCGTGCAGATCCTGTTTCTTCTGAGACAACTCGATCGGATCCTCGTCGGTAACCCAACCCGTATCCACTGCGTTCATATAAATTCCGTCTTTGGCGAAATCGCTCGCAGAAGTATGAGTGAGCATATTCAAAGCGGCTTTCGCCATGTTCGTATGAGGATGTCTGTCCTCTTTTTTAAATCGATGAAACTTTCCTTCCATTGCGGAAACGTTTACGATATGTTTTTGTCCCGTATTCTCCCTTCGCATAATGCCGACAAGGCGATTGCAAAGAACGAAAGGAGCGACAGCGTTTACGAGTTGCACTTCCAACATCTCCGAGGTTTGGATTTCTCCGAGCTTGAGTCTCCAACTATTCGTCTTTCTAAGATCGACTTGTTGAAGGTCCGCGTCCATCTGGCCTTCGGGAAACACGGTTTCCAGTTCGAAAGAATTATCGTGAGAATACGGAATCTGAGAAAGCTGAGCGGAGGAACGAATTCCAACTCCGGGAACCTTTCCGTTCCAACTTACCGGAAGTGCGGCTTCGTTGGCGAGGTTCACACCTCCGAAGGAAGTAAGACGATCCTTACAATCCTTATGAAGTTTCAAAAGAGAAGCGGCCTCTTCCGGTAAATCATGATATTCTAATTGTTCCGATTTGATCAAATGAGAATAAAATCCCGGAGGTCTTCTTACCGTTTGAGCCGCGTTGTTGATGAGAATATCGAGACGATCGACGGTCTCTTCGATATAACTTGCGAAAAGTTCCACGCTCGGCGTATGTCTTAGATCCAAACCGAAAATCTGAAGACGATCGGACCAATGTTTAAAATCATCTTCTTTAGAAAAACGTAATGCGGCATCGACCGGAAAACGAGTCGTTGCGATCACGGTCGCCCCGG is a window encoding:
- a CDS encoding DUF1577 domain-containing protein, coding for MEYLQKVKREMDIITSIEQKNHVITKYLLEKELTFKIDPFDRKAVIKKILEGGEKILVQLPNVEESPEGNNFVLYMILAKYIQLECILLQKLEKSVFSLKVEKLAIARKNRDNQRFPVKPGSVYMTNVVSSKTIIEANMFNIPTLVKVNFEDYKNRLKQRTKDIVSIDTFRPGLDRKFEIVKKTFKYLLIENTQDPNSYKNNGQGRINYEKEVDDDLSSCIRKYKDQKIVSELIVPIIYVNHADEQIPIGYFSVQSKEQALTEKYAQELQVLAKDMVERIKESNTMKTAERFQILEASKGGIKVKIDHPHLIETLPKQDGFVFDIFFRMQAPFTVHGLIRWFTKDANNHLILGIELTGKSDLPGERARYESNINLLSKGQP
- a CDS encoding DedA family protein produces the protein METLKFFLDFFLNLETHLDTIIQTYQSGTYVILFLIIFAETGLVVTPFLPGDSLLFAVGAFIARGSLDLGSTLILLIIAAILGDTVNYAVGNFTGEKILEKEKIPLIKKEHLQKAHSFYETYGGKTIIIARFIPIVRTFAPFVAGIGTMTYVKFIAYNVIGGILWISIFILGGYYFGNLEFVKRNFKIVIFAIIIISVLPAVIEYLKERRKSRA
- a CDS encoding UvrD-helicase domain-containing protein; protein product: MKKKVQYSPAQKAVIEEDTRFVQVVAAAGSGKTSTMVGIIERILVENLFPEESILVLTFSKKAAGEISERIRNATDNDSIRVQTFHAYCLYALTRWHPEFKKQKPKILPPEEKNRFYKEYLKQKRDEIGGIPYELFWAENVPYIQEHFSEIKKNLDVAYQKYKKIEGYLDFEDLVSGFLEGLQNGEEWTFESKRSVQKIIVDEFQDTDLEQLKFLQLLSDSASIVVVGDDSQSIYSFRGAEPKAFLNFQKYFDPCKIHFLSTNYRSLPEIIRVSAIPIEKNLEKIEKEVLPSRKGKGFVRRILMEEAADLIPYLARAIHSSQGDVKILCRSNFRISEYIRAGVPESFLMTIHASKGLEFHTVFVDLADGWNARPDSPRETIEEERRILYVGLSRAEDRLLILGAAKNSRRETIENEFFGYFKRIKKAEPEDLE
- a CDS encoding SDR family NAD(P)-dependent oxidoreductase is translated as MSDSSKNGKNKLTIEEIQECVRFLESLTENPELLTSIPEKERIALMIVAGKISRPDRNEIRIRNKTIKHSRKKEIVTLEKKARALTGIRAARTATVFKAPLQIADQTDIWRSENAPELSSPRNCYVCKKEYTRLHFFYDAMCPECGELNYKKRFQTASLHGQVALITGSRLKIGYHSTLMLLRAGATVIATTRFPVDAALRFSKEDDFKHWSDRLQIFGLDLRHTPSVELFASYIEETVDRLDILINNAAQTVRRPPGFYSHLIKSEQLEYHDLPEEAASLLKLHKDCKDRLTSFGGVNLANEAALPVSWNGKVPGVGIRSSAQLSQIPYSHDNSFELETVFPEGQMDADLQQVDLRKTNSWRLKLGEIQTSEMLEVQLVNAVAPFVLCNRLVGIMRRENTGQKHIVNVSAMEGKFHRFKKEDRHPHTNMAKAALNMLTHTSASDFAKDGIYMNAVDTGWVTDEDPIELSQKKQDLHDFQPPLDIVDGAARVCDPFFDGILTGKHWCGKFLKDYFPIDW